Within Lolium rigidum isolate FL_2022 chromosome 5, APGP_CSIRO_Lrig_0.1, whole genome shotgun sequence, the genomic segment tcatattacccggcggttcccctcccgccgatCAATCCGCCGCACCGACGCACGGAGGAGCACcgctaccggaggaggagacgtcggcgagcagCACCGCGACATCGGCCGCAATTTCTTAGACCAAATTACCTTTAGTCGGTATGGACTCCtttaaaagttaagaaaaacgagcCGGCCTGACCTGATGAGGTAATAAAGAAAAAAATCGAGCACTTGTACTACGAGGGGTGGAGCTGGGACTTGGCCCGAGCAGCCGGCGTGCTACTGTGCCGGGTTCCTGCCAGCGGCCTCCGCGAGTCCTGTTGTAGGCGTCAGATCGGGTAGTCGCCAATCCATTAATTCAAGGGCCGGTAGCTTCAAGGTCCCTACATCGCCGTAGGTAACAAACAAAAGTATGCATAGGTAGCGAACACGAGTGTgtaccagtggcggagccagaattGAAGCAGTTCTGGACCAAAAACCGAGCACAAAAAATGTAATAACACAAAAAATTTGGTACGGTTGCAAAGATATAATTTCAACTCAGTTGTTAATGATTTAAAAAGTATATAAGAAATGAAAAATAACCATATTTGTTACTTTAGAAATCGTTAGCAAAAAATATTAGCATGTATCTGGAGCCTCTAAATCTTAGTATTATATTACCAAAACATGAAGTTGATAGCAAAATGAATCTCAATACTGGGCAGTCACATAAATCAAATTAATTGAAATTTGATAGAGATGAAAATAAATTGGGTGTGCCTAtggctcagttgactgagattttcttaagtctcagacaTCTCAGAAAAATGCAATTGCAGTTTAAAGAAAAATGCAACTGCACATTTCtgacagaaaagtgcaattgcactttttaaatagaaaagtgcaactcaaagcacttttttgtaagtgacttagacttaagaaaatctcagttaactgagacatagcaaaaccgaaaTAAATCACCCAACTCCTGAAGAGGGGGTGTCGTAGCTGAGTCCTGAGTAGAACCTGGACTAAAGAGGAAGAGGTGAACAACTGCAACGCTCTAGCAAGGAAACCCTTGAGCGACATCGTCCGGCTTTGCAGGAAGGAGGTTGCATTCCTAGGAAGACAGGTCAGCGGCGAGCAGGGAGCAGCGCGGCCCTGCTCGGCAAGCCGAACGTCAAGAGACGATGGAGTGGCAGCGCACGTCTAGCCGCAGCGAGCGAGGGAAGGAAGCCGGACGGAGTCGCTCATTTTTCACCTAGTTTCGGTCACGCTAGGTACATGCCAGAAAAGATGGGCGAGTACTGGGCTGGCTTTACCAGAGGCCAAAAAAATTGCTGCACCCCGGGCCATGGCCCTAGTTGCCCGGGGTGTAACTCCGCCCCTGGTGTGTACGGTTGTTTAAATTATGCAAGTGAAATAGTTTTAGCTAACCTTCACCTGTGCACCGCAGTTTATATCTATCATTAGATAACCTGAAATTTCCGCACCTTAGTTCTAGACTCTAAATCATGCATTTTTTGTTCGTAGAAATATCTGGTCACATAATGCAGCAGGGGCAAAAGCCCCTTCTTAGGTTTCAAGCTAACACTGTTAGTGTTTAAAATGCACTAGTGTGTCATATGAAGAACAAAATTTACATACGGTGTCAAATAGGGAAGAAATATTTTTCTAGGGCTAAATAGGGAAGCGAAATTTAAGGCTGTGTCAAATAAGGAACTCTCTCATGCTCTAATACTTCTTTTTATTACAAAGATGTCCTTGAAAAAATTGTCACAAAACGCACAATGCATGCCCACGCACGGCGACACACCAACTGCTCACAGAGAACTGGAGTACATCAAAGAGTAACATGAACTGCACGTACGGTGAGGAATGTCACACCAGAAAACGTAGAAGAAATAAGCTCAACCTGAGAAACAAGATCGACGGCCGATAACAACCCGCACTGCCTCTTCCCCGACACGACGCTCGCCGACGACGGACGTCCATCGATCAGAACAGCGCGACCTTGATCAGAGCCCCGGCCgccgcggcgacgacggcgcccATGGCCGGAACCTGCAGGGCGGCGCCGGACGGGGTGATGCTGCCTCCTCCCGAGGACGATCCCGAGCCGGCCGAGCCGCCCCCGCCGACGGTGACGGCGACCTTCATGCCGCCGGCGCAGTGGCCGGGGATATTGCAGATGTAGTAGTGCGTGCCAGGAGTGTTGAGCGTgacggtggtggcgccgctgTCGTCGTTGGCCAGCGCGTTGCTCCCGGAGCAGGACGAGTAGTCGCTCTGGCTCACCTCCGTCACCGTGTGCGCCTTGCTCGTGTAGGTGAACACTGCACGAGAACAATTTCCCAACAGGCTCACGTTAATGTTTCCAGCACGTGTACACCCGGTGAGCATACTAGCTAGTAGTGCTGACGccatgaagctgaagcagatggaGCTCGCTCACCTAGTTTGTCGCCGACGGCGAACGACTTGCCGCTGGTCCAGCCGGAGTAGTCGACGCCGATCACCCAGCCCTTCCCGTCGCCGACGGTGTACGAGGTGGCCGCAGCCATTGCAGCACAGCTCGCGACGAGCAGCGTGACGAGGGCGGCAGAGGAGGACGCCATCGATCGGCAAGCGATCTTTGCCTTGGATAGTTTGGACGACCAAAGGAGCGACAGAGAGAGGATAGTGTAGGAAGGGAGACAGGGATATATGGCGATGAATGTACCAAACTCGTACTGTCGATGTAACAGTGGTGCACACCTCACCGGAGGTTGGAAGGTCTATTTATACACATCCGATTCGCACGTCCGCTCACAAAATTTCCGGGTGATAAAGTTTGAAAAAAGAACTACTTAGCACATGCAAATTTCCTTTTTCCTGATTTGATTTCTCATCGACAATATGCTTTCCGCGTAGCTGCAGTGTGTGAAGGGAATGGAACCGCAATGCCTTGAGTGCGACTCAAAGCTGCGCCGGCCGGCCGGGGGCTTAGCTGGTCGGCATCTCTGCGCAGTATTGTTAGCGCCGCTCGCGCATTGCCGACCTCACGCATATGATATGTTTGCCTCTCAGTGATCGTCGGAACATATGAGTTTTCTGCGAGCTTTTGGACAAACAATTCAGGGGATCAAGACTTCGAGGGCATTGAAAACGTAAAAGGAGCCGAGAGTTTGTTAGCTTTTGAACAAACAATATGGTGAGTGGCTGGCCAGGGAACTGATGCCAAAGTGTATTGTGAACATAGTCATGGGTTGTTAGCAAGCTAGTTCCCCTTCGActcaaagaaaaacaaaacaaaaaaggaagctaGTTCCCCTGCTCTTTGCTCAATCATTTTCGTACAGGTGCATGATGATGTGCTTTGTGCAAGAAACGAACGGACGGAGGCAGCTTGGGTGCTGTTTCACCTAATCCATTGACCTGAACGTGCTAGCTTCACCTAACACGCACAACTGGCCAGCGAGCGCAAGAACATGAACGGTCACCGGGTCACGTACGTGCGATTCAGTTTCAGACTTGGTC encodes:
- the LOC124658034 gene encoding blue copper protein-like — its product is MASSSAALVTLLVASCAAMAAATSYTVGDGKGWVIGVDYSGWTSGKSFAVGDKLVFTYTSKAHTVTEVSQSDYSSCSGSNALANDDSGATTVTLNTPGTHYYICNIPGHCAGGMKVAVTVGGGGSAGSGSSSGGGSITPSGAALQVPAMGAVVAAAAGALIKVALF